gtatcggaggttgactttcgtaaataaaatttgataaatatatattcaaaatatatattgtatactaaaactcttgtgtgaatgcttgtttattttaccgttatattattttagggtaaaataataacTTAACAAAGTGCCTTGACGTTAGATTGTGTGATATGTGATgaaagtaatgagtagataaaccatacgtgttgtgcatgagaaattgattgttatctgtaccttattaggacgtgcttgatttcctgattattagagtaactaatctaaccgagcaaaccgaggtgaattcacacttttctacaaagcatggtaattcccggtgggaatgggaatgggttcaggaatagggattcctcgtccttgggacgtgttcaggaatgagaattcctcgtcctgttgggacggaattagacttactggactagaactctatcagtgAAGTCTCtccctttatatcgacttaatcgccgaggctatggcgagcgggtcattagttaatagcgctattaggtttaacaaacctcacaccgtgccagtcggacgggcgtgtactaatggactatggcatgtcggtgatgatagacaccgacgctagggcacaattaattttcgttagtagtcaatatgataaacgagtccggtagtttaaataatggggtagcccccacggccggagtgtcgggctggatagccagggaaggtggacatgggatggttaactaataaacgtttttgaactatggggtaacccccacggctggatagctgaTTAAGGTTAAACTACatttttggaaacaactctaaaatggacaaccaaccgtgaactcactcaactttgttgttaactcgttgttacatgctttgcaggttgctagatgctatggggcttgcagatggaggtggtcgttgtgggatgcgaactgttaTGAGCCGTATTTAATAAACGAACTTTATGAtcttatgaaacttatgttttcggtctttaaacttatgaactacgaacttatgttttggtttgacGTCTTATGCTTCTGCtgtttaaattgaacttggttaacttccttttggtcaccaattgtattgtggttggtttgatttacttaattatgttgttcaatatgattggtgggttgattctggtcatgtcacgcctccaagcggtgatacttcgcatggtggattttgggggtgtgacagattaggTGTTTGAATATGTAAAAGTCAAGAAAaatcaaaagatgaagatgaagatgaagatcttGATTTGATGTTAACAACAAGTTTTGTATTAATTCTCAACTGATATAATCTTTAACAAGCACATGGAAATCGGATTGAGCACAACAAATAGCAAGAAGATCACAACACTAAGAGTTTTCACCAAAGAACTAGCCAAAACCTTGGCTAGGGTTTCataacatacatatatataggaaCTGATTGGCCAGCGTATATACGCTGGCTTTACAAATACGCCATGTCAGGCAAACATACTTTCTAAACTTTACAATTTCACCCCCTGCACTTTCTAAAACCTAATAACCTTAAACCAAACAATCCATAACCATCTAAGACAGGTACCAACGATCTCAAATGacctaacatatatatatatatatatatatatatatatatatatatatatataccgtTTGTCAATTACACTTTCCGGTTCTTTTGAGGTGTTAGGGTCAAGGGGGTGCACCCCTCATGAAATGGAGGGAAATTTTTACTCACCCAATCAAGATGTGACATGTCAATTCCCCTCTCATACACCACTCTTGCGCAAAAAACATAAGGGGAGGTTTCACCCAAACCATTTAAAAAAATGCATGATTGGTTGAAAGAGAGTGGGCCCACCACTACCCCCTCCCTCCTCTCCCCCGCATACAACAACTCCTTCCACATCTCCTTCACCATGCGGCATTTCCTTGTTGGCGGTGCTGGTGCACCCCTCATGCGGCAAACCCCTTCCGCGCACTCCTCCCCGCTTCCACCCCCTTCACCCATAAGACTTACCATTGTTGTGTTGGAATAGATATAGATAATGGCCAATGATATTTCTTTAACAAAGGAACATGAACTGTAGAGTGAATATTAACATAAGCACATTATCGTTGATCTTGAGCTGATACTTttctaaggtgctgtttgtttttgaagtggtaaaaggtctgcagtctaCGGACCatatctgcaggcatctgcaggagaagaggtggaccaaaggtcTGCAATCTGCAAGGAGAAGAGTGTTTGTTTAATTCTACAAAAACCTCTTCTTTTCTCATTTATCACACAAACACAGAccactcctctctctctctctctctctctctctctctctctctctctctgccttcatctaccaccaccaccataaccatCCGCCACCACCTCATCTACCACcgtccacctgccaccaccacaaccaacaaCCACCGACAAGCACCACCGCCCCCTGTCTCCTGCCGCGAAGCCAAGCACCGCCGCCATTACACCACCGCCATCAAAACCCACCACCGCCGTCGTCTAGAAGCCACCGATTAGGGTTCCTGCCactcccccctctctctctctctacggtctctctctctctctcaccgatctctctctcttctttctcccTCTGTCTGTCTCTACGGTCTCTCTCTCTACGgtctttccctctctctctccaccgatgatgatggtggtggacggTATAGCtccgatgatgatggtggtgatgatgtaTCAGGTGACAATGTGGTGGATCTGGGTGGTGGAGGTTGAAGAGGAGAGGAGAGAAGAGGTTTGAAGAGGTTAGAAGACATGGGTTGATGTCTGCATCAAGaagaggtctcgcagaccttttttaatgaaagatctgcgagaaaacaaacaagctgcaggacCCAAAGGTCTGCATGCGTCTGCGCGACGCAAACATAAGTGCTCGGAAGAGCTTTTgcccaaaaaacaaacaccacctaactAACCTATGCATTATTGATTTAAAGTTTGTAAATGTGGTTGCACCTCCATATATACCCAATCTCCCATATGCTGCTATTTCATTCTATTTTGGGCTTTAACCTATTTGGctattagaccatgcgtagtgggcaTGATtcacccttgggcgttttgcgccatgtggcagcccagtcagcaatggggcattattaggtgttttctaaaatgggtgtagtggggatgtgtaCATTGTGGGGCATTATCtttgtaataaaattaaataataaaaacatcaaaaaaattgATTGGTTTTACAAAAATAGAAATGAATCTCATTGGTCAAACCCTTGCCCCTTTAGCGTTATTTAAAACACGCCAGACCAAACAAATTGGCCAAACACGCCCACGGGGGCGGAGGGGAGGGCGGTTTCCGGCTGTTTCCGGCGTTTTCGGGCAGTATTAGGGGGGCAAAAACCCCTCAGTACGGTCGGTCTTAGAATTGCAATTACTTCCTGTCAACTGCCTCCATGGTACTATCACTGGCAAGGTAAATAGGATAGATGTTGGGGATGGGTTTGCTTATGTATGATATCAAAATGACTACATTTTAGGCAAACTGATTACTTGTATTTTACCAATACTCTACTAAAGGCAAACGCTACGACCGTTTCTAGTTTTGGATTGAGGGCGTGGCTtggcagtttattaaaaaaaattacaaaaattaaaaaaatacatataacattaaaaaaacctaaaattttattaattacaaaataaaaaaaaacctaaaaacgattacaaaataaaaaaaaaacctaaaaattacaaaaaaacctaaaaacggttacaaaataaaaaaaaaaaacctagagtGTTAGATAAATTTCAAAAAGCGCAAGCTTGTCGAATGGCGTTCGCTCCTTGCCCCGAAACTcaatgttcgccaccgccacccggtactcgtggcttaactcgccgctcggaacggcttcgtagtagGCCTTGAAACGatcgagcttgggccgtagctcgcgccatttatattggcacgcgttgaggttgtgcCGGTCGTGtccgacgttatgtcggtagcTTGTGAATGCTTCCGGCCAATATCGTCTTTGGCCGGGTTGTCGccccttcatagcgtcaacgacGCTTGTGACGAGAGCCAATTCTTCTTGGAGGTTGGGGTGACcgcttggcttggccaaacggttgGAATTTAAAATTAAAACACCCGCTATGACATGGCGGTGGACATCGAATAGGAGGCCGCCACATCGGATCTCAAgtccgccccacgcccggcttcaaacccaagccccaagggaaGGGCCACgtcccaacccaagcccacccgggatggtggcttgagcgttttcccccaacccacgccccaacccaagccccataccctaTAGTCTTACAAGCTATCAATTTCTTCCAAAATCTGCTTACAAGAATCTTATGActatttgaaaataaagatttagGGGTGTTGTGCAACTTGTAAATGTTATCCATATAGGCTTGTGCAAACTGTAAAAAGGCAAGCCTTCCACAAAATCCAAGGCATTGTCCTCCCACACCACTTGAGGAATTGGTAATCCTGGATAGGTTACCCCATTAgccttacactactgacacactGACAGTTTCTACAATGGACCTTAACAACTTTTCTAATTTTGGCTAACGAAACAGCCTAGTAATTCTTTAAGCAGAAGAAACAAGCTCACTTGGGACAGGGCATCTAGGTGTAATTTTACATGTAAACTTTTAATTATCCATGTATCTTTTCAGCTCTAGCTTCTTGCTAAGCTGTTGTTTTAATACAGATTGGCTGTTCAAAAAAAGTTAACTTGCCCATTTTCTCATTTCACCTGAAAACCAATTGTAATGTGGGTGAGAATTAGGATTTTGTTGTAGTTCCTCAATTGTAACAGTCAAATGAGGATCAGATTTCCGAAAACCTTGTATAGGGCTTAGTGATTTTGTATGAATGTTAGAAAGTGCCTACTTTAGTAGTTCTCCACTTGTAACTCTGGGCAAAACATCAACCACTTTATTTTTGACCCAAACAACTTCATACTTGAATCCCATCTACTTTGTGAAAATGGGTATGGTTTGTatccttttttttttattttataaattatagCTGAAGAATACAACCAACTTGTTTTAATGTTTAAATATTGACAGGTAACTGTTCAAAATACTGGAAATTATTTTGCTACTATTTTTATAAACATAAAAACTCATCAAACCTTTTCCAACACATAAGGTATTACAACAAAATTTTCACCCACACACGTCATATTTACATAAGCTACCTTGGCCCTGATAGCCGAACCGCTGATAAATACGCATCGCTGTTACAATCAGACGGTCCCGATGACGTTCCTTCCTCGCTAATGGACTTGAACAAACCCGAATAGAGCCGTGAACCGGTCTGAGAGGCCATTGGTGGTGCAGGCACGGGGCTTAAACCCTCAAGCATTTGAACCACTTTGGTCATAGGAGGCCTTAGGTTCATATCATCTTGTATACACCATAGAGCCACTTTTATAGCCACCATCACTCGCTCATCTCGTTCATCGATTTTCATTTGCGCGTCTATGATTTCTTCGATATTTCCTTCTTCCATCATCTTAAAAGCGTAAGACGGGAAATGGGATTTCTCTGAAATCATCGAAGAGTCGTAGTTTTTTCTGCCCCCGATGATTTCAAGAAGCACCATCCCGAAGCTATAAACATCACTTTTTTCAGATATCGCGTAGCTTGTGATCCACTCGGGTGCTAAATACCCTCTTGTGCCTCTCATAGTTGTAAAAACATGGCTTTGTTCTCTTGTCATCAGCTTAGCCAAACCAAAATCCGATACTTTGGCTCGGAAGTTATCATCGAGTAGTACGTTTTCTGGTTTTATATCACAATGAACGATCTTTACATCACAGTCTTCATGAAGATACGCGAGTCCTTTTGCAGTACCAACCGCGATGTTATATCGCGTGTCCCAATCCAGTAAAAACTCTGTTTTGTTCTTTTTGAAAATCCACCGGTCCAGTGAGCCATTAGCCATGAACTCGTAAACAAGGAGACGATGTACCCCTTCTGCACAAAATCCTTTCAACCGAACCAAATGGTGGTGGTGAATACCACCTATGATGCTCACTTCAGCTCGAAACTCTTTCTTGCCTTGACCGATCCCTTCTAACTGCTTGACCGCGAGCTTTGTCCCGTCTTTTAACACCCCTTCATAAACCGACCCGAACCCTCCTTGTCCAAGCTTCTTACTGAAGTTATCGGTGGCCCGTTGGAGATCTAAGTAAGTAAAACGAATCGGCATCCCTGATAAATTCTCCAAGAAATTATCCTCTTCTGATGTTTCATCAGCCTTTTCAACCAGCtcgttgttcttcttcttcttgtacAAACGAACGGCTACTAACACAAGGCTGAAAATCACAAACACTGTGATTATAACTATTGCAGTCACCACTACTGTTGATTGCTTCTTTTTCCCATGTGAAGTACTTGAAACCTTAACGTATGATTCGAAACTTGCACCACTTTTAGCATCGCTGAAGCTCCCAATCTGATCAAACATATAACAGTTCCTAGATTTGTTATCAAAGAACATAACCAAGCAAGAACAGTTACTCAAACATGAAGATTTGCAGCCTTCTAAGCTTGTTTTTGAAGAGGGCTGCACAAACCCGAGAGCCGAATAAGTCAAACTCTCACCTGCATTGATAAGAGTCATTGGATCTTTAGATCCACTACAAGAGACAGGCTTCGGCTTGCAGTTTATTACATTAAGCCCAGACGGGCATTGGCACGTGTTTCCTTCATGACAAACgaaataaggtgaacaagactgaGGCGTACTACACGTATCACCCGGGATTACAAATTGTCCTTTGATTTTTCCAGGGAGATTGTAGAATCTAACGAACCCATCGGGTTCTAACACTGCAGCCCAGGTTATGTTGTCCCCAGAACCATCTGGAAATACAAACTGCTCTAACAACACGTTGTTTTGATCAAAGAACTTCCACGAACTCGCCTCAATTGTCGCGTATTCAAGATTTCCACCATCTTTGTTCATGATCTTCCTATTGTCCTTCCCCATAGCCCAATACGGCTGTCGGTTTCTATACCCCGCTGATAAAACCAAGTCTCCGGACTTGATTTCCAACGCGAACGTCATATTGTTTCTTGGATCGCTTACCAGCTTCATTCCTTCACGAAAATCTTGAGTTGACATCAAAGTGTCTGTAGGGTGATCAAAACTCTGCCAAACAATACCACCATCCTTTCCAACCAAAACCAGGTTCCCCGAATCAAGCAGCTCCATCGCTGAAACCCCTTTACGGCTCGTGTTAGTTGACCATATAACATTCCCATTGTTTTCAATATAAGCATTGCCATCATCATCAAACACAAAGTTATCCGAATTACCAACCGGCACCCCTAGGTTCGCAGACCAAATGATCTTTGAATTCACAATGTGAATGATCACAACAGTGAATGAAGTGATATCATAATTGGGATGGAAACCAAACCCGAAATTCGAGCTGTTCGATTCAAGGAACAACCCATTGTTATCAATGTATAGCATTTGCGACGCTTTGAAACCCGGGTTCACTGTGGCAATTTTTCGAACACTTGACAGGCATGTTTGAGGTAACAACAAAAACAGCCAAGAGTTGACAGTAACACAAAATATTAACCAAACTCTCATGATCACACACCAAATTGAGCTAAAATGAAAGATCACAATAAAGCATTTAACAAACACAACTTAAAGGGCAATTAGGTCAAAATTGGATAAGAAAAACGAAAAGACTCACCTAAAAACCTTCATGGGTACTCACAATTTAGGTTTAGAAAGAGCTAAAACAGCATGAATCATTCAAAAGTATTGAATATCCAGCACATGCCAGCAAAGAAGAGAGAGAAAAGtgcaagcaagcaagcaagcacatGGATTGTTTACAGTGGTTTGCTGGAATTAGAATAACAGGGTGATGACAATTTGTTACAGATGAAGTCAAAGAAAGAGGAAGATCTGGTGGGGTTTGCAGATTGGAACCAATAGGAATAGATACAGAGTTGCGTGTATATAGGTGTGTGTGGATGACAGCAAGCAAATAGAAAATAGTGAAATTGAGAATAGAAAATGGATTAGTGAAAAAGGGTTGATGGGTGGTGGTTGAGAAGGAAGTGAATGCAGGGGGGTCAAAGGTCTGCCCAACCAACTTGTATCTCACTGCCCGCCACTTCATGGCGCTTCAAAATAATATAatcacactttctctctctaacacaCTATTCGGTTGTGAGAGTGTGACATGTTCCATAATTTATTGTTTTTTCTTGCTTACATTTTTGGTATAAAAGATTTGAGGGTGTTGATTGTTTGTCATCTAGCTTGATTTATTAAATGTAGGATGGAAATGAGTCTTGTCATGATAAATTTTATCATCTAGCTTGATAAAGTTTCTTTttatttaggggctgtttggtagcctctgaatggtcattaagaggctatcTCTTagtggaaccattaagaattttaccaatgagaaggtagaagaaagtgacatgtgatgatttaccattcagaggttacctcttaaccattcagacttgaggttacctcttattcattcagaggttttaaaccattaagaggtagcatctgaatggtcattaagaggctaccaaacagccccttagagtTAATTGTCCGGATGGTGCCTCTGGTTTTACGTTTTTTCATGTTTAGTCCTCACATTtcggaaatagcaggtatgcttcttatggtttgtcattttgttactcggatagtcctctgacatttactcaggggactatccgagtaacaaaatgcaaaccatagggagcatacctgctatttccaaactaactgacatctactcaagggactatccgagtaacaaaataacaaaccatagggagcatacctactattttcaaaaggtgggcactaaacgtgaaaccacaaagaccatccgggcaattaactcttttatttatttagtacGCATACTTTCCTACCAACAACTCTTGAaatttagagtaaattgtcaaaacggttcttgaggtttggtcacttttacactttagtctaaaactcaaatcttttgaatatggatccctgtggtttcaattttgttgtcactttcatccaaaatcaaaatctggtcagatttttcagttatattcagtttttttttttttttgtctttttccttacTTTTAATGAATGGCAAAATGATTCAGAGATCACCAGCCTATCGAACAATAGCCCTTCGGGGAGGAAGAGCTCTCGGTAGTTGCGGTGGAGTAAAAAAAGAATTATTGCTTTCGGAACCGGgatcagatttttttaatttgttataattaaACATTAAAAGATCATTtgtccttcattaaaagggagaaaaagacaaaaagaaaaggatgttaactgaaaaatcttaacaaattttgattttgtatgaaaatggcaacaaattagaaaccacagggacccaaattcaaaagttttgagttttGGACAA
This is a stretch of genomic DNA from Helianthus annuus cultivar XRQ/B chromosome 16, HanXRQr2.0-SUNRISE, whole genome shotgun sequence. It encodes these proteins:
- the LOC110885273 gene encoding G-type lectin S-receptor-like serine/threonine-protein kinase SD2-5, whose product is MRVWLIFCVTVNSWLFLLLPQTCLSSVRKIATVNPGFKASQMLYIDNNGLFLESNSSNFGFGFHPNYDITSFTVVIIHIVNSKIIWSANLGVPVGNSDNFVFDDDGNAYIENNGNVIWSTNTSRKGVSAMELLDSGNLVLVGKDGGIVWQSFDHPTDTLMSTQDFREGMKLVSDPRNNMTFALEIKSGDLVLSAGYRNRQPYWAMGKDNRKIMNKDGGNLEYATIEASSWKFFDQNNVLLEQFVFPDGSGDNITWAAVLEPDGFVRFYNLPGKIKGQFVIPGDTCSTPQSCSPYFVCHEGNTCQCPSGLNVINCKPKPVSCSGSKDPMTLINAGESLTYSALGFVQPSSKTSLEGCKSSCLSNCSCLVMFFDNKSRNCYMFDQIGSFSDAKSGASFESYVKVSSTSHGKKKQSTVVVTAIVIITVFVIFSLVLVAVRLYKKKKNNELVEKADETSEEDNFLENLSGMPIRFTYLDLQRATDNFSKKLGQGGFGSVYEGVLKDGTKLAVKQLEGIGQGKKEFRAEVSIIGGIHHHHLVRLKGFCAEGVHRLLVYEFMANGSLDRWIFKKNKTEFLLDWDTRYNIAVGTAKGLAYLHEDCDVKIVHCDIKPENVLLDDNFRAKVSDFGLAKLMTREQSHVFTTMRGTRGYLAPEWITSYAISEKSDVYSFGMVLLEIIGGRKNYDSSMISEKSHFPSYAFKMMEEGNIEEIIDAQMKIDERDERVMVAIKVALWCIQDDMNLRPPMTKVVQMLEGLSPVPAPPMASQTGSRLYSGLFKSISEEGTSSGPSDCNSDAYLSAVRLSGPR